A part of Loxodonta africana isolate mLoxAfr1 chromosome 11, mLoxAfr1.hap2, whole genome shotgun sequence genomic DNA contains:
- the PTGR3 gene encoding prostaglandin reductase 3, with the protein MRGPGEGPPRPAAGARPAPRGPAELAGAKRAMRALRTIVDMSYAQHFLDFKGSAIPRAMQKLVVTRLSPNFREAVTLRRDCAVPLPGDGDLLVRNRFVGVNASDINHSAGRYGPSLKVPFDAGFEGIGEVVALGLSASARYTVGQAVAYMAPGSFAEYTVVSANVATPVPSVKPEYLALLVSGTTAYLSLEELGELSEGKKVLVTAAAGGTGQFAVQLSKRAKCHVIGTCSSDEKSAFLKSLGCDRPINYKTENVGAVLKREYPEGVDVVFESVGGALFDLAVNALATKGRLILIGFISGYQTPTGLSPVKAGTLPAKLLRKSASIQGFFLNHYLSKYQAAIDHLLKMYERGELVCEVDLGALSPGGKFTGLESVFRAVDHMYMGKNTGKIVVELPHAVNSKL; encoded by the exons ATGCGGGGGCCGGGGGAggggccgccccgccccgccgccgGAGCCCGCCCCGCTCCCCGCGGCCCGGCTGAGCTAGCGGGCGCCAAACGGGCAATGCGTGCGCTGCGGACCATCGTGGACATGTCGTACGCCCAACACTTCCTGGACTTCAAGGGCTCTGCCATCCCCCGCGCCATGCAGAAGCTGGTGGTAACCCGGCTGAGCCCCAACTTCCGCGAGGCGGTCACCCTGCGCCGGGACTGCGCGGTGCCGCTCCCAGGGGACGGAGACCTCCTCGTCCGGAACCG ATTTGTTGGTGTTAACGCATCGGACATCAACCATTCCGCTGGTCGATATGGCCCTTCCCTTAAGGTCCCCTTCGATGCAGGTTTTGAAGGCATCGGTGAGGTGGTAGCCTTAGGCCTTTCTGCTAGTGCCAGGTACACAGTTGGCCAAGCTGTGGCTTACATGGCACCTGGCTCTTTTGCTGAATATACAGTTGTGTCTGCCAATGTTGCAACTCCAGTGCCCTCTGTGAAACCCGAGTACCTTGCCCTGCTGGTAAGTGGCACTACTGCATACCTCAGCCTGGAGGAGCTTGGAGAGTTgtcagaaggaaagaaagttttggTGACAGCTGCAGCTGGGGGGACAGGCCAGTTTGCTGTGCAGCTTTCAAAGAGAGCGAAATGCCACGTAATTGGAACCTGCTCTTCTGATGAAAAGTCTGCTTTCCTGAAGTCTCTTGGCTGTGATCGCCCCATCAACTATAAAACGGAGAATGTGGGTGCTGTCCTTAAGCGGGAGTACCCCGAAGGTGTGGATGTGGTCTTCGAGTCTGTGGGGGGGGCCCTGTTTGACTTGGCAGTGAATGCACTGGCCACCAAAGGGCGCTTGATTTTAATTGGGTTTATCTCTGGCTACCAAACTCCTACTGGCCTTTCTCCTGTGAAAGCGGGAACATTGCCAGCCAAACTGTTAAGAAAATCTGCCAGCATCCAGGGTTTCTTCCTGAACCATTACCTTTCTAAATATCAGGCAGCCATAGACCACTTGCTCAAGATGTACGAACGTGGAGAACTGGTGTGTGAGGTGGACCTTGGAGCGCTGTCTCCAGGGGGCAAGTTTACTGGCTTGGAGTCTGTATTCCGTGCTGTAGATCATATGTACATGGGGAAAAACACTGGGAAAATTGTTGTTGAATTACCTCATGCTGTCAACAGTAAGCTGTAA